Proteins from a genomic interval of Arvicola amphibius chromosome 14, mArvAmp1.2, whole genome shotgun sequence:
- the S100a9 gene encoding protein S100-A9 has protein sequence MATKTPSLMERSINTVIDVFHKNSSMEGHPDTLSQKEFKEMVKKDLANFMKKEKRRDKIINDIMEDLDTNQDKQLSFEEFVMLVAKLVYATHEKMHEGNHPRGNDHSHGSGFGK, from the exons ATGGCCACCAAAACCCCATCTCTGATGGAGCGCAGCATAAACACCGTCATCGACGTCTTCCACAAGAATTCTTCGATGGAAGGACACCCAGACACCCTGAGCCAGAAGGAATTCAAGGAGATGGTGAAGAAAGATCTGGCAAACTTTATGAAG AAGGAGAAGAGGCGTGACAAAATCATAAATGACATCATGGAGGACCTGGACACAAACCAGGACAAGCAGCTGAGCTTTGAGGAGTTTGTCATGCTGGTAGCAAAGCTGGTCTATGCCACCCATGAGAAGATGCATGAGGGGAACCACCCACGTGGGAATGATCACAGCCATGGCTCCGGCTTCGGAAAGTAA